Proteins from a genomic interval of Microbacterium phyllosphaerae:
- a CDS encoding acyl-CoA dehydrogenase family protein yields the protein MVDAAVRPKTTRPHTDSADANLTFDVARVTDLLMGTWADTRREAREMIKDSAFWRKDELGKDEHRERVLSQLHLLVENKAVHRAFPKSLGGEENNGGNIAGFEELVVADPSLQIKSGVQWGLFGSAILQLGTTEHHEKWLPGVMDLSIPGAFAMTEIGHGSDVAAVGTTATYDPETEEFVINTPFRGATKEYLGNAALHGIAATVFAQLITNGVNHGVHCFYVPLRGEDGVDLPGIGREDDGLKGGLNGIDNGRLSFDHIRVPRTNLLNKYGDVAADGTYSSAIDSPGRRFFTMLGTLVQGRVSLDGAACWASALGLKIAITYATQRRQFDGADGQEVVLLDYGKHQRRLFPRLATTYAQIFAHDEFLQKFDGVFSGRTDTPADREDLETLAAALKPLSTWHALDTLQEAREACGGAGFMFENRLVGLRADLDIYVTFEGDNNVLLQLVGKRLLTDYAKQFTGKDAAALAKFAVGMTAGKVFHGAGLRQFGQSVVDLGQVARSVENGLREEQQHQLLAERVQQMVADVAGRLRPAGKDKVLGARLFNENQAELIEAARAHGELLQWEAFTDAVHRVDDADTKKVLTWLRDLFGLQLIEKHLAWHLINGRLSTQRAAAVSRYIDRLCTRLRPYALDLVDAFGYEPEHVRAPIASGAERERQDEARDYYAALAASGDAPVLEKVLKKNAKR from the coding sequence ATGGTCGACGCCGCCGTCCGTCCGAAGACGACTCGCCCCCACACCGACAGCGCTGACGCGAACCTGACGTTCGACGTCGCCCGGGTCACCGATCTGCTGATGGGCACCTGGGCAGACACCCGCCGCGAGGCGCGCGAGATGATCAAGGATTCGGCGTTCTGGCGCAAGGACGAACTGGGCAAGGACGAGCACCGCGAGCGTGTGCTCAGCCAGCTGCATCTGCTCGTCGAGAACAAGGCCGTGCACCGCGCGTTCCCGAAGTCGCTGGGCGGCGAGGAGAACAACGGCGGCAACATCGCGGGCTTCGAGGAGCTCGTCGTCGCCGACCCGAGCCTGCAGATCAAGTCGGGCGTCCAGTGGGGACTGTTCGGCTCCGCGATCCTGCAGCTCGGCACGACGGAGCACCATGAGAAGTGGCTCCCCGGCGTGATGGATCTGTCGATCCCCGGCGCGTTCGCGATGACCGAGATCGGGCACGGATCCGACGTCGCCGCCGTCGGCACGACCGCGACCTACGACCCCGAGACCGAGGAGTTCGTGATCAACACGCCGTTCCGCGGCGCCACGAAGGAGTACCTCGGCAACGCGGCCCTGCACGGGATCGCGGCGACCGTGTTCGCGCAGCTCATCACGAACGGCGTCAACCACGGCGTGCACTGCTTCTACGTGCCGCTGCGCGGAGAGGACGGCGTCGACCTGCCGGGCATCGGCCGGGAAGACGACGGACTCAAGGGCGGCCTCAACGGCATCGACAACGGGCGCCTGAGCTTCGACCACATCCGCGTCCCCCGCACGAACCTGCTGAACAAGTACGGCGACGTCGCGGCAGACGGCACGTACTCGAGCGCGATCGACAGCCCCGGTCGTCGCTTCTTCACGATGCTCGGCACGCTGGTGCAGGGGCGGGTCTCGCTCGACGGCGCGGCCTGCTGGGCATCCGCTCTCGGGCTGAAGATCGCGATCACCTACGCCACCCAGCGCCGTCAGTTCGACGGAGCGGACGGGCAGGAGGTCGTGCTTCTCGATTACGGCAAGCACCAGCGCCGCCTGTTCCCGCGTCTCGCGACGACGTACGCGCAGATCTTCGCGCACGACGAATTCCTGCAGAAGTTCGACGGAGTGTTCTCGGGTCGCACCGACACCCCTGCCGACCGCGAAGACCTCGAGACCCTGGCCGCGGCGCTCAAGCCGCTGTCGACCTGGCATGCGCTCGACACGCTGCAGGAGGCACGCGAGGCCTGCGGCGGGGCGGGCTTCATGTTCGAGAACCGCCTCGTCGGACTCCGTGCCGACCTCGACATCTACGTCACCTTCGAAGGTGACAACAACGTGCTCCTCCAGCTCGTCGGCAAGCGTCTGCTCACCGACTACGCCAAGCAGTTCACGGGCAAGGATGCGGCGGCGCTGGCCAAGTTCGCCGTCGGGATGACCGCGGGCAAGGTATTCCACGGTGCGGGTCTCCGTCAGTTCGGGCAGTCTGTCGTCGACCTGGGGCAGGTCGCTCGTTCGGTCGAGAACGGTCTGCGCGAGGAGCAGCAGCACCAGCTGCTCGCCGAGCGCGTGCAGCAGATGGTCGCCGACGTCGCAGGTCGCCTGCGTCCTGCGGGCAAGGACAAGGTGCTCGGTGCGCGGCTGTTCAACGAGAACCAGGCCGAACTGATCGAGGCTGCGCGGGCGCACGGCGAGCTGCTGCAGTGGGAGGCGTTCACCGACGCCGTCCACCGTGTCGACGACGCCGACACCAAGAAGGTGCTCACGTGGCTGCGCGACCTCTTCGGCCTGCAGCTCATCGAGAAGCATCTCGCGTGGCACCTCATCAACGGGCGCCTCTCGACGCAGCGGGCCGCTGCGGTGTCTCGGTACATCGACCGGCTGTGCACGCGGCTCCGCCCGTACGCGCTCGACCTGGTCGACGCCTTCGGCTACGAGCCGGAGCACGTGCGCGCACCGATCGCGTCGGGTGCGGAACGCGAGCGTCAGGACGAGGCCCGCGACTACTACGCAGCGCTCGCGGCATCCGGAGACGCTCCGGTGCTCGAGAAGGTGCTGAAGAAGAACGCCAAGCGCTGA
- a CDS encoding NAD(P)-dependent alcohol dehydrogenase, with protein sequence MTRVHAYAAPSEAAPLEKTVIERRELGPNDILIDIAFAGICHSDIHTVRGDWGPQSYPLAPGHEIAGTVAAVGAEVTKHAVGDRVGVGCLVNSCGECRNCLRGDEQFCSNGAIFTYGSTDRDGTITQGGYSEQVVVTESFAVRIPDALALDVAAPLLCAGITTYSPLRHWNVGPGTRVAVVGLGGLGHMGVQIAHALGAEVTVLSQTLNKKDDGLRLGADHYYATSDPETFDALRGSFDVILNTVSAVVDLRSYLGLLDVGGSMVCVGAPAEPLAVNVSSLIGGRRSLAGSNIGGIRETQEMLDFCAEHGIASEIEVISAAQINEAYERVLASDVRYRFVIDAKTIAD encoded by the coding sequence ATGACCCGTGTCCACGCTTACGCCGCACCCAGCGAAGCCGCGCCGCTCGAGAAGACCGTCATCGAGCGCCGAGAGCTCGGCCCGAACGACATCCTGATCGACATCGCCTTCGCCGGCATCTGCCACTCCGACATCCACACGGTGCGTGGTGACTGGGGCCCGCAGAGCTACCCCCTCGCGCCCGGGCATGAGATCGCCGGCACCGTGGCTGCCGTGGGCGCCGAGGTCACGAAGCACGCGGTCGGCGACCGCGTCGGCGTCGGATGCCTCGTCAACTCATGCGGCGAGTGCCGCAACTGTCTGCGCGGCGACGAGCAGTTCTGCTCCAACGGAGCGATCTTCACCTACGGCAGCACCGACCGCGACGGCACCATCACCCAGGGTGGCTACTCCGAGCAGGTCGTCGTGACCGAGTCGTTCGCCGTGCGCATCCCCGATGCTCTCGCGCTCGACGTCGCCGCTCCGCTTCTCTGCGCCGGCATCACCACCTACTCGCCCCTGCGGCACTGGAACGTCGGCCCCGGCACCCGCGTAGCTGTCGTCGGTCTCGGCGGCCTCGGGCACATGGGTGTCCAGATCGCGCACGCCCTGGGCGCAGAGGTGACCGTGCTGTCGCAGACGCTGAACAAGAAGGATGACGGCCTGCGCCTCGGCGCCGACCACTACTACGCGACGAGCGACCCCGAGACGTTCGATGCGCTGCGCGGATCGTTCGACGTGATCCTGAACACGGTCAGTGCCGTCGTCGACCTGCGCTCGTACCTCGGACTGCTCGATGTGGGTGGATCGATGGTCTGCGTCGGTGCACCCGCGGAGCCGCTCGCCGTCAACGTCTCGTCGCTGATCGGCGGGCGCCGCTCGCTCGCCGGATCGAACATCGGTGGCATCCGCGAGACGCAGGAGATGCTCGACTTCTGCGCCGAGCACGGCATCGCATCGGAGATCGAAGTGATCAGCGCCGCGCAGATCAACGAGGCGTACGAGCGCGTGCTCGCCTCGGATGTGCGCTACCGCTTCGTCATCGACGCGAAGACCATCGCGGACTGA